A single Vigna radiata var. radiata cultivar VC1973A chromosome 8, Vradiata_ver6, whole genome shotgun sequence DNA region contains:
- the LOC106771461 gene encoding adenylate isopentenyltransferase 3, chloroplastic — protein MTISMFMCRLRQPMINIPCSGKKLNFRQIEKEKVVVVMGATGAGKSRLSIDIASCFPSEIINSDKIQVYQGLDIVTNKIPKEDQRGVHHHLLGTINPDIDFTPTDFIDTSSSAIDTITTAQKLPIIVGGSNSYLEALIDDDDYKFRSRYDFLCIWVDVAMPVLQSYVAERVDDMFRKGMVEELRPFYSPDGDYSRGIRRAIGVPEFDEYFRREEFVDEETKQRLSEDAIREIKLNTWKLAMKQLGKIHRLRNVKRWEIHRLDATPVFRRRGEEANEAWKKLVAEPTAMVVARFLYNSKNNANVVSGLTLLPPSENVMAAATC, from the coding sequence ATGACCATCTCAATGTTCATGTGCAGATTAAGACAACCCATGATAAACATTCCCTGCAGTGGGAAAAAACTGAACTTCAGACAaattgagaaagagaaagtagTGGTTGTAATGGGAGCCACAGGTGCAGGGAAATCAAGGCTGTCCATTGACATAGCCTCATGTTTTCCATCAGAAATCATAAACTCAGACAAAATTCAAGTGTACCAAGGTCTCGACATAGTCACAAACAAAATCCCAAAGGAAGACCAACGTGGGGTGCACCACCACTTACTGGGAACAATAAACCCCGACATAGACTTCACACCCACTGATTTCATTGACACGTCATCATCGGCCATCGACACCATCACCACAGCCCAGAAGCTTCCAATCATCGTTGGCGGCTCCAACTCCTATCTCGAGGCCTTGATCGACGACGACGATTACAAGTTCCGGTCGCGCTACGATTTTCTCTGCATCTGGGTTGACGTGGCAATGCCCGTGCTTCAATCCTACGTGGCGGAACGGGTTGACGACATGTTCCGTAAGGGAATGGTGGAGGAGCTGCGACCCTTTTATAGTCCCGACGGGGATTACTCGAGAGGGATTAGAAGAGCCATTGGGGTTCCTGAATTTGACGAGTATTTTCGGAGGGAGGAGTTTGTGGACGAGGAAACGAAGCAGAGGTTGTCGGAAGATGCGATCAGGGAAATAAAATTGAACACGTGGAAACTTGCCATGAAACAGTTGGGGAAGATTCACAGGCTGAGGAACGTTAAGAGATGGGAGATTCATCGCTTGGACGCCACGCCCGTGTTTCGAAGGCGTGGGGAAGAAGCAAACGAGGCCTGGAAGAAGTTGGTGGCCGAACCGACTGCTATGGTCGTTGCGCGCTTTCTCTATAACTCCAAAAACAATGCCAACGTTGTTTCTGGACTTACACTGTTGCCACCTTCGGAGAATGTTATGGCTGCGGCAACGTGCTAG
- the LOC106770432 gene encoding uncharacterized protein LOC106770432, protein MAMTFLAIVPKILSQTLPTPFLHPLCLSQLTLANYACAMLPLPAAPAAPPPPPPAASPGDHGFRGNERSTLQEEDCCRWAKEIDNQCVCEVLVLLPPFLTKPLHQYAISIGESCNVTYSCGGTI, encoded by the coding sequence ATGGCTATGACATTTCTGGCAATTGTGCCAAAGATCTTGAGTCAGACTTTACCAACACCATTTCTTCATCCACTTTGTTTATCCCAACTAACATTGGCAAACTATGCTTGTGCAATGCTGCCTCTCCCCGCAGCACCGGCagctccaccaccaccaccaccagcagCTTCCCCCGGTGATCATGGTTTTAGAGGTAATGAGCGGTCCACTCTTCAAGAAGAAGACTGTTGCCGGTGGGCTAAGGAAATAGACAACCAATGTGTATGTGAAGTCTTAGTTCTGTTGCCACCCTTCCTTACTAAACCTTTGCATCAGTACGCAATTAGCATTGGAGAATCCTGTAACGTCACTTACTCCTGCGGTGGCACAATATAA
- the LOC106770796 gene encoding protein ROOT PRIMORDIUM DEFECTIVE 1, producing MFCKTKTYTLFYHNNARTISSLKVVWRKDPTLDRAIEYDKRYKQCARVVKEVLNEPGQVIPLRYLEKRRERMRLKVKAETFINQNPGLFDVYYSRIKPKTEPVRFIRPSDRLHCFLQEEQRIFSENEPFIVSKLCKLLMMSKNKFISADKLLHVKREFGFPNDFLVDLVPRYPQYFRLTGSPGEGKSFLELVDWNPEFAKSVIEKRAEEESERLGIRVRPNFNVELPPGFVLKKEMREWVRDWLELDYVSPYQDVSHLDQASREMEKRSVGVFHELLSLSLHKRIPVPILGKFCDDYRFSNAFSTTFTRHSGIFYLSLKGGIETAVLREAYQGEELIDRDPLLQIKDKFVELLEEGWRQRKEQLMLKQERIKEDMELLATKVGE from the coding sequence ATGTTCTGCAAAACCAAAACCTACACTCTTTTCTACCATAACAATGCAAGAACTATATCAAGCCTCAAAGTAGTGTGGCGCAAGGACCCAACACTGGACCGAGCTATAGAGTACGACAAGCGTTACAAGCAATGTGCCCGCGTCGTCAAAGAAGTCCTCAACGAACCAGGCCAAGTCATTCCTCTACGCTACCTCGAGAAGCGCCGCGAAAGGATGCGCCTCAAGGTCAAAGCCGAAACCTTTATCAACCAAAACCCCGGTTTGTTCGATGTCTACTACAGTCGCATCAAACCCAAAACTGAACCGGTTCGCTTCATACGCCCCTCCGACCGCCTTCACTGCTTTCTCCAGGAAGAGCAACGGATTTTCTCCGAGAACGAACCCTTCATTGTCTCCAAGTTGTGTAAACTGTTAATGATGTCCAAGAACAAGTTTATCAGTGCTGATAAGTTGCTTCACGTGAAGAGGGAGTTCGGGTTCCCTAACGATTTTTTGGTTGATTTGGTTCCTCGATATCCGCAATATTTTAGGTTAACTGGGTCTCCTGGAGAGGGGAAATCGTTTCTTGAATTGGTTGATTGGAACCCCGAGTTTGCAAAATCTGTTATTGAGAAAAGAGCCGAGGAGGAGAGTGAGCGATtggggattagggttaggccTAATTTCAATGTGGAGCTACCGCCAGGGTTTGTGTTGAAGAAGGAGATGAGAGAGTGGGTTAGGGATTGGCTGGAGCTTGATTATGTGTCCCCTTATCAGGATGTGTCCCATTTGGACCAGGCTTCCAGAGAGATGGAGAAGAGATCTGTTGGAGTGTTCCATGAACTGCTTTCCCTTTCCTTGCATAAGAGGATTCCGGTTCCGATCCTTGGAAAGTTTTGCGATGACTATAGGTTTTCCAATGCGTTTTCCACCACTTTTACCAGGCATTCGGGGATATTCTATCTGTCCTTGAAAGGTGGAATTGAGACGGCAGTGCTGAGAGAAGCATACCAAGGTGAGGAGTTGATTGACCGTGATCCGTTGCTtcagataaaagataaatttgttGAGTTGTTGGAGGAGGGATGGCGGCAAAGAAAGGAACAATTGATGTTGAAGCAAGAAAGGATTAAGGAAGATATGGAGCTATTGGCCACGAAAGTTGGTGAATGA
- the LOC106770794 gene encoding uncharacterized protein LOC106770794 isoform X1 gives MGFNSVYRSLQELFPQVDARLLRAVAIEHPKDADLAAGIVLAEVIPFMSKKLPLATPPQDNAHWAPLNVEAESEEEGSSPRHRQLVQDIDASSAPDSIYTKPADCSLVPDLNEALDNSTLSNVSNSNGVTEKFLGIDDMKELDVLQKVKDNFIEEISTKIAMEISNCFIQEGHIPEDCETNLIEVESYDVQAGCLTQGNTLNSKDSLRSEFNAGFSSAVDKTSDVEDDIGGKNEVSQYSQVCRIDLLEEIIDDAKSNKKTLFSSMESLINLMRAVQLQELAAEQAGMDAATGGSNILARVEGYKTVLEQAKEANDMHAGEVYGEKAILATELKELQSRLLSLSDERDKSLAILNEMRRVLEARLAAAEEFRKAAENEKLEKTESAQRALAEQEKLVEKVLHESERLKQEAEENSKLREFLMDRGQVVDILQGEISVICEDIRLLKERFDANLPLSESFTSSQTSCKLASSGTSHKTAASDVGSVHGDSSERSKTSESLSSKSGHDEEKSKAFQNALLDDGWDIFEKDTELNSGVY, from the exons ATGGGTTTCAATTCTGTCTATAGAAGCTTGCAGGAGTTATTTCCGCAG GTTGATGCCAGGTTACTGAGAGCTGTGGCTATTGAACACCCAAAGGATGCTGATCTTGCTGCTGGAATTGTTCTCGCGGAAGTCATCCCCTTCATGTCCAAAAAATTACCTCTTGCAACTCCTCCACAGGACAATGCCCATTGGGCTCCACTAAATGTTGAAG CTGAAAGTGAGGAGGAAGGAAGTAGTCCGAGGCACCGTCAGCTTGTTCAAGACATAGATGCATCTTCTGCCCCAGATTCTATATATACCAAACCAGCTGATTGTTCATTGGTACCAGATTTGAATGAAGCTCTGGACAATTCTACATTGTCAAATGTCAGTAATTCAAACGGTGTTACTGAAAAGTTTCTTGGAATAGATGATATGAAAGAGCTAGATGTTTTGCAGAAGGTTAAAGATAATTTCATTGAAGAGATCTCAACCAAGATTGCTATGGAGATATCAAATTGCTTTATTCAGGAAg GTCACATACCGGAGGATTGTGAAACTAACTTGATTGAGGTAGAAAGTTATGATGTCCAAGCTGGTTGTCTTACTCAAGGGAATACACTAAATTCTAAAGATAGTCTTCGATCAGAATTCAATGCTGGGTTTTCTAGTGCTGTTGACAAAACTAGTGATGTTGAAGATGATATTGGTGGAAAGAATGAAGTTAGCCAATATAGTCAAGTTTGCAGAATTGATCTGCTTGAGGAAATCATTGATGATGCCAAAAGTAACAAG AAAACCTTGTTTTCATCAATGGAATCTCTTATAAACTTGATGAGGGCTGTGCAACTTCAGGAGCTAGCTGCAGAGCAGGCTGGCATGGATGCTGCTACTGGAGGGTCTAATATTCTGGCCAGGGTGGAAGGATATAAAACAGTTCTGGAACAAGCTAAAGAAGCAAATGATATG CATGCGGGAGAAGTGTATGGGGAAAAAGCAATTCTGGCAACTGAACTGAAGGAACTTCAATCACGCCTACTCAGCTTGTCTGATGAAAGGGATAAGTCTCTTGCAATACTCAATGAG ATGCGCCGAGTTCTTGAAGCACGCCTAGCTGCCGCTGAAGAATTCAGGAAAGCAGCTGAGAATGAAAAGCTGGAAAAGACCGAATCTGCACAAAGGGCTCTTGCTGAACAGGAAAAACTGGTGGAGAAGGTACTACATGAATCAGAAAGACTGAAACAGGAGGCAGAAGAGAATTCGAAG TTACGGGAGTTCCTTATGGATCGAGGGCAGGTTGTTGATATTTTGCA AGGAGAAATTTCAGTTATTTGTGAGGATATTAGGCTCCTGAAAGAGAGATTTGATGCAAATCTTCCATTGAGCGAATCCTTCACCTCAAGTCAGACCAGTTGCAAGTTAGCTTCATCAGGTACGTCCCACAAAACGGCGGCATCTGATGTAGGTTCTGTGCATGGTGATTCATCTGAAAGAAGTAAGACAAGTGAAAGCCTTTCTTCCAAAAGTGGACACGACGAGGAAAAATCAAAAGCTTTTCAAAATGCTCTTCTTGATGATGGGTGGGACATTTTTGAGAAAGATACTGAGCTGAATTCTGGAGTTTACTGA
- the LOC106770794 gene encoding uncharacterized protein LOC106770794 isoform X2, whose product MGFNSVYRSLQELFPQVDARLLRAVAIEHPKDADLAAGIVLAEVIPFMSKKLPLATPPQDNAHWAPLNVEAESEEEGSSPRHRQLVQDIDASSAPDSIYTKPADCSLVPDLNEALDNSTLSNKVKDNFIEEISTKIAMEISNCFIQEGHIPEDCETNLIEVESYDVQAGCLTQGNTLNSKDSLRSEFNAGFSSAVDKTSDVEDDIGGKNEVSQYSQVCRIDLLEEIIDDAKSNKKTLFSSMESLINLMRAVQLQELAAEQAGMDAATGGSNILARVEGYKTVLEQAKEANDMHAGEVYGEKAILATELKELQSRLLSLSDERDKSLAILNEMRRVLEARLAAAEEFRKAAENEKLEKTESAQRALAEQEKLVEKVLHESERLKQEAEENSKLREFLMDRGQVVDILQGEISVICEDIRLLKERFDANLPLSESFTSSQTSCKLASSGTSHKTAASDVGSVHGDSSERSKTSESLSSKSGHDEEKSKAFQNALLDDGWDIFEKDTELNSGVY is encoded by the exons ATGGGTTTCAATTCTGTCTATAGAAGCTTGCAGGAGTTATTTCCGCAG GTTGATGCCAGGTTACTGAGAGCTGTGGCTATTGAACACCCAAAGGATGCTGATCTTGCTGCTGGAATTGTTCTCGCGGAAGTCATCCCCTTCATGTCCAAAAAATTACCTCTTGCAACTCCTCCACAGGACAATGCCCATTGGGCTCCACTAAATGTTGAAG CTGAAAGTGAGGAGGAAGGAAGTAGTCCGAGGCACCGTCAGCTTGTTCAAGACATAGATGCATCTTCTGCCCCAGATTCTATATATACCAAACCAGCTGATTGTTCATTGGTACCAGATTTGAATGAAGCTCTGGACAATTCTACATTGTCAAAT AAGGTTAAAGATAATTTCATTGAAGAGATCTCAACCAAGATTGCTATGGAGATATCAAATTGCTTTATTCAGGAAg GTCACATACCGGAGGATTGTGAAACTAACTTGATTGAGGTAGAAAGTTATGATGTCCAAGCTGGTTGTCTTACTCAAGGGAATACACTAAATTCTAAAGATAGTCTTCGATCAGAATTCAATGCTGGGTTTTCTAGTGCTGTTGACAAAACTAGTGATGTTGAAGATGATATTGGTGGAAAGAATGAAGTTAGCCAATATAGTCAAGTTTGCAGAATTGATCTGCTTGAGGAAATCATTGATGATGCCAAAAGTAACAAG AAAACCTTGTTTTCATCAATGGAATCTCTTATAAACTTGATGAGGGCTGTGCAACTTCAGGAGCTAGCTGCAGAGCAGGCTGGCATGGATGCTGCTACTGGAGGGTCTAATATTCTGGCCAGGGTGGAAGGATATAAAACAGTTCTGGAACAAGCTAAAGAAGCAAATGATATG CATGCGGGAGAAGTGTATGGGGAAAAAGCAATTCTGGCAACTGAACTGAAGGAACTTCAATCACGCCTACTCAGCTTGTCTGATGAAAGGGATAAGTCTCTTGCAATACTCAATGAG ATGCGCCGAGTTCTTGAAGCACGCCTAGCTGCCGCTGAAGAATTCAGGAAAGCAGCTGAGAATGAAAAGCTGGAAAAGACCGAATCTGCACAAAGGGCTCTTGCTGAACAGGAAAAACTGGTGGAGAAGGTACTACATGAATCAGAAAGACTGAAACAGGAGGCAGAAGAGAATTCGAAG TTACGGGAGTTCCTTATGGATCGAGGGCAGGTTGTTGATATTTTGCA AGGAGAAATTTCAGTTATTTGTGAGGATATTAGGCTCCTGAAAGAGAGATTTGATGCAAATCTTCCATTGAGCGAATCCTTCACCTCAAGTCAGACCAGTTGCAAGTTAGCTTCATCAGGTACGTCCCACAAAACGGCGGCATCTGATGTAGGTTCTGTGCATGGTGATTCATCTGAAAGAAGTAAGACAAGTGAAAGCCTTTCTTCCAAAAGTGGACACGACGAGGAAAAATCAAAAGCTTTTCAAAATGCTCTTCTTGATGATGGGTGGGACATTTTTGAGAAAGATACTGAGCTGAATTCTGGAGTTTACTGA